The Streptomyces sp. DG1A-41 genomic sequence AGGCCACCGACATCGGGCCCACCATCCATCCCCGCCAGCTGGAGAAGATCGACGGTTTTGTGCAGCGGGCCGTCGCGGCCGGGGCGCGGGCGGTCATCGGGGGGCATCGCAAGGACGGGCAGTACTACGCGCCGACCCTGCTCACCGATGTCGCCCAGGACTCCGAGATCGTGCAGGAGGAGGTCTTCGGGCCGGTACTGACCCTCCAGACCTTCGCCGGCGAGGACGAGGCCGTCCGGCTCGCCAACGACACCTGTTTCGGGCTGGCCGCCACCGTCGCCACCGGCGACCGCGAGCGCGCCGAGCGGGTCAGCGCCCGGCTCGTCGCGGGCACGGTCTGGATCAACTGCTTCTTCGTCCGCGACCTCCAGGCCCCGTTCGGCGGCTCCCGGCAGTCCGGTGTCGGACGCGAGGGCGGTACCTGGAGCTTCGACTTCTACTGCGACCTGAAGAACACCGTCACCGCCCCGAAGGGATGGAACCAGGACCATGGGTGAGATCACCGGGGCCGGGCTGCTCGCCCACGTCCCCACCATCGTGCTGCCCGAGCAGGAGCGGCTGGAGCTGAACGAGGGCAAGGAGATCACCCTCGTCACCGGGCTCCGGGAACTCCGCAGGGACGTCTTCGAGCGCGACGACTACGACACCGTGGTCGTGCTCGACTCGCACTGGGCGACCACCGTCGAGTTCGTCGTGACCGCGCAGGAGCGCCGCGCTGGGCTGTTCACCTCCGAGGAACTGCCGCGCGGCATGTGCCGGATGCCGTACGACTTCCCGGGCGACCCCGAACTCGCCCACAACGTTGCGAAGTTCGCGGACCAGCACGGCACGTGGATCACTCCGATCGACGACGCGTACCTGCCGGTCTACTACGCCACCATCAACCTCTGGAAGTACCTGGGTGAGGGGCTGCCCGACAAGAGGTGGGTCACCATCGGGGTCTGCCAGACCGGCGATATGGAGGACCATCTCAGGCTCGGGCGGGCGCTTGCCGACGGTATCGCCGCCACTCCCGGACGCAGGGTCCTCCTCATCGCCTCCGGCGCCCTCTCCCACACCTTCTGGCCGCTGCGCGAACTGCGCGACCACGAGGCCAGCGACCCGGTGCACATCCGTACGCCCGAGGCCCGCGAGGCCGACCTGGAGCGCATCGCCTGGTTCAAGGAGGGCCGTCACGACAAGGTCCTCGACACCATGGACGAGTTCTGGAGGGTCAAGCCCGAGGCGAAGTTCTTCCACTACCTGATGATGGCCGGTGCCCTCGGCGAGCAGGACTGCGTCGCCCGGGCCCGGCAGTACGGCGAGTACGAGAACTCCGTCGGCACCGGCCAGGTCCACCTCTGGTTCGACCGCCCGGCCGGCGGCTGGACCGCAGACCACACCCCCGCGCAGGAGTCCGCCCATGCCTGAGTACCGCCGGATCCTCCTCGACGGCGCCGCCGTCCAGGTCACCGTCGACGGTGACGAACTCGTCGCCGGCGACGGCCGCCGCGTCAAGGCCGACGACGCCCGGCACCTGCCGCCGGTCGTCCCCTCCAAGGTCATCGCCGTCCACCTTAACCACCGCAGCCGGGTGGAGGAGTTCCGGATCGGCCTGCCTGACACGCCGACCTACTTCCACAAGCCGGTCTCCGCCCTCAACGCCCACCGGGGCGCGATCGTCCGCCCCGAGGGCTGCAAGTGGCTCAACTACGAGGGCGAGGTCGCCATCGTCATCGGGAAGACCGCCCGGAACATCTCGCCGGCCGAGGCGGGGGAGTACCTCGCCGGCGACACCGTCGCCAACGACTACGGACTGCACGACTTCCGCGACACCGACGCCGGCTCCATGCTCCGCGTCAAGGGCTCCGACACCCTCTGCCCGCTCGGCCCCGGGCTGGTCACCGACTGGGACTTCCACGGCAAGCGGCTGCGGACCTATGTCAACGGGCAGGTGGTGCAGGACGGTTCGACCGACGAGATGACGTGGGACATGCACTACCTCGTCGCCGACATCGCCCGCACCATCACGCTGTACCCGGGAGACGTCCTGCTGTCCGGCACGCCCGCCCACTCCCGCCCCGTCCAGCCGGGAGACGTCGTGGAGGTGGAGGTCGAGGGGCTCGGGCGGCTCACCAACCACATCGTGACCGGGCCGGCCGCCATCCGTACGGACGTGGGCGCACAGCCCACCGAGTCGGAGGAGGTGCTGTCGACCGCGCTCGGCGGCGACTGGGAGTTCCGTGGCATCCGGCCGCCGCGTCGCTGACGCGGGCTCCGGCCGCCGCGTCGCCGAGCGGGGCGCCCCGGGTAGGGTCACGGGCATGACCGAGCCCGCCGGGCGCCGCCCCCGCAAGCGCGTGAACTACGGCACGGGCCGCGAGGCCCTGCTGGAGGCCGCCGTGCGCGTGGTGGCCCGGGGCGGGCTGCGCAGGCTCACCTACCGGGCGGTCGCGGAGGAGGCCGGCGTCACCCACGGGCTGGTCGTGCACCACTTCGGATCCCGTGACGCCCTGATCGAAGAGGCCCTCACCCACGCCATCCGGTCCTCCCTGAGCAGCAGCGCCCTGGAACCGGGCACAGGCAGGGCCGCCGACTTCTCGGTGGGTCTGACGGACATGGTGGAGTCCGGTCCCGACCTCCAGGCGTTCCAGTACGAACTGCTGCTGGAGTCCCGGCGCCGCCCCGAGCTCCTGGCCCACCTGCGGTCGCTGTACGACGAGTACTTCGACGCGACCCGGCGCGAGCTCACCCAGATGCTGCCCGGCCCGGTGGACGAGGGCCTGTCCCGCATGGTCTTCGCCACGCTGGAGGGACTCGTCCTGCACCAGCTGGTCTTCGGCGAACGCGAGGTCATCGAGGACGCCCTCGACGAACTGCGCTCGGTGCTGCGGCTGCTCGCCGAGAAGCAGGACGGCGGGGCCTGACTCCGTCGGCCACGCGGCCCCGTAAATCGTAGTCCCTCACCCCTTGCCAAACGGATAGTTCCGTCCCACGATGAGGCAACTCGTTTGGCCTGAAACGATCCTTCCTCCCCCTGGCAGGTGATCCGAGTGGACAGTCAGACGGTCTCCCGGCACACGGCGGCACCGGACGCGCCCACCGCAGGCACGCTCAAGCCCAACGCCCTCGGCGTACTGGGCATCCTCTTCTTCGTCCTGTCCGCCCAGGCCCCGCTGACCGGTATCGCCGGCGCCGCCCCCATCGCCGTGGCGCTCGGCAACGGGCCCGGAGTGCCCGCCGCCTATCTGGTGGCGGGGTTGGTGATCCTGCTGTTCTCGGTGGGCTTCGTCGCCATGGGCCGCCACGTCGTGGACGCGGGCGCCTTCTACACCTACATCGGCAAGGGCCTCGGCCGGACCACCGGCACCGGCAGCGCGGGCCTCGCGCTCTTCGCGTACTGCACCATCCAGGCCGCCATGTACGGGCTCTACGGATCCATCGTGAGCGGACTGGTCGCGAGCCACGCAGGCCTCGACCTGCCGTGGTGGGTCTGGACACTGGCCACCATGGCGGTGGTGCAGGCGCTCGGTGCGGCCGGCGTCGAGATGGGCGCCAAGGTGCTGGCCGTCCTCGTCCTGGCGGAGTTCAGCATCCTGTCGGTCTTCGCCCTGGTCACCCTCGTCAAGGGCGGCGGACCCGAGGGGCTCGGCCTCGCCGACAGCTTCTCCCCGGCCGCCGCCCTGGACGGCGCTCCGGGCGTGGCCGTGATGTTCGCCGTGGCGTCCATGTTCGGCTTCGAGGCCACCGCCATCTACGGCGAGGAGGCCCGCGAGCCCAGGAAGACCGTGCCGAGGGCCACGTACCTCGCGGTGGTCGTGGTCACCGGCTTCTTCGCCCTGACCTCCTGGATGCTCATCTCCTCCTACGGCGCCTCCCGGGCCACCGCGGCCGCGGGCCAGGCCCTGGAGGGCGGTGACGGGGCCGGGTTCGTCTTCGCGCCCATCACCGCGCAGTTCGGCGGCTGGGTCGGCGATGTGCTGCCGGTCCTGCTCGCCACGTCCCTCTTCGCCGGCATCCTCACCTTCCACAACTCGGCCAACCGCTACCTGTTCTCCCTCGGACGCGACCGCCTGCTGCCGCTGCGGCTGTGCCGGCTCAACCGCCGTCACGCCCCCTGGGCGGCCGGGTGCGTCCAGACGGTCCTGGCCGTGCTGCTGGTGGTGCCCTTCGCGCTGGCGGGCAAGGACCCGGTGCTGACGCTGTTCTCCTGGTTCAGCGGGGTCGCCGTCCTGGCGATGATGCTGCTGTACCTGCTGACCTCGGTGTCCGTCGTCGCTTTCTTCCGCCGCGAGCGGCTCGACGCCCACCCCTGGAACACGCTCATCGCTCCCGTCCTGGGCGCGCTCGGCATCGCGGGGGCGATCTGGCTCATCCTGGCCAACTTCACCACCCTCATCGGCGGCGAACGCGCCACCGCTCTGTGGCTCACGCTGTCCGTCCCGGTGGTCATGGCGCTGGGCATCGTCGCCGCACGGGTGCGGGGGAGGGCCCTCGCAGCCGCCGACGGGTGACCGCGCGCGCCGTCGTCCGCGGACAGCCGTACCCATTTCGTTTGAGATCAAAGGAGGCCCTCCATGCCGGCCGTCACCCACGACGAGTGGCTGCGCCGCGCCAAGGCGTTCCAGCTCTCCGGCGCCCACCACATCGCCGGCGCCGACGAGCCCGGAAGCGGGGCGACGTTCCCGGTCGTGTCACCGCGTGACGGCCGGGTCCTCGCCGAGGTCCCGGACGCGGGCACCGCCGAGGTGGACGCGGCCGTCGCCGCCGCCCGGCGGGCCTTCGACACCGGCCCGTGGCCGCGTCTGGCACCCGCCGAGCGCGGCCGGGCCCTGCTCCGCCTCGCCGACCTGCTCGAAAAGCGGCGCGAGGAACTGGCGTTGACCGTGAGCCTGGAGATGGGCAAACCGGTCACGGACGCCCACGGCATCGAACTGCGCGCCGTCATCAGCACCTTCCGCTGGTACGGGCAGCTCGCGGACAAGCTCACCGACTCCGCCCCGCACACCGCCCCGGACGCCCTCGCCCTGGTCACCCGGGAACCCGCCGGAGTGGTCGCGGCGGTCGTCCCCTGGAACTTCCCGCTGACCCTGGCCGGCTGGAAGATCGCCCCGGCACTGGCCGCGGGCTGCACGGTCGTGCTGAAGCCCTCGGAGAACTCCCCGCTGTCCGCCCTGCTCCTGGGCCGCCTCGCCACCGAGGCCGGAATCCCGCCCGGCGTGCTCAACGTCGTCACCGGCGACGGCCCCACCGCGGGCCGGGCCCTCGGTCTCCACCCCGGCGTCGACGTCCTGGCGTTCACCGGCTCCACCGCCGTCGGACGCCACTTCCTGCGCTACGCCGCCGATTCCAACCTCAAGCGCGTCTGGCTGGAACTCGGCGGCAAGTCGCCCAACATCGTCCTGCCCGACGCCCCCGACCTGGATCAGGCCGCCGCCACGGCCGCCTGGGGCGTCTTCTTCAACCAGGGCGAGATGTGCACGGCGCCTTCGCGGCTGCTCGTGCACTCCTCGATCGCCGAGCGGATCACCGAGGCCGTGGTCCGGCGGGCCCGGGAGCTGAAGGTGGGCGACCCTCTCGACCCGGAGACGGAGATGGGCGCGCTGGCCGGCCGGGCACACCTGGACCGCGTACGCGACCACGTCCGTCATGGCGTCGAGGAGGGCGCCCGGCTGCGCACCGGCGGCGAGCGCCTGCTCGCCGAGACGGGCGGGACGTATCTGGAGCCGACCGTCTTCGACCGCGTGCACCCCGGCTCGCGACTGGCCCGGGAGGAGATCTTCGGCCCCGTCCTGTCCGTGCTCGCCTTCGACGACCTCGACGAGGCGGTTCGCCTGGCCAACGCCACCGAGTACGGCCTCGCAGCCGGCCTGTGGACCTCCGACCTGTCCACCGCCCACCGGGTCTCCCGCGCGCTGAAGGCCGGGACGGTGTGGGTGAACTGCTACGAGGAGGGCGACCTGACCGTGCCCTTCGGCGGCATGAAGCAGTCGGGCAACGGACGTGACAAGTCCGTCCACGCGCTGGAGAAGTACACCGAGCTCAAGACCACCTGGATCCAGTTGTGAGGCCCCTGATCGCGATCCCCGCCCGGTTCTCCGCGCGGACCTCCGCCCTCCGCTACGCCGCCGAGGTCAACGCCCGCGCCCTCATCGAGGCCGTCTGGCGGGCCGGCGGCGAACCGGCGGGCATCCACCCGGCGGACAGCGGCACCGCGGCCCGCCTCGCCCGCTTCGACGGCGTCCTGCTCCCCGGCGGCGGCGACCTCGCCCCCTCCTGCTACGGCGCCGTCGACACCCATGACACCGTCTACGACGTCGACACCCTCCAGGACACCTTCGACCTCGACGTCGCCCGCCACGCCCTGGAGTCCGGCCTGCCCCTGCTCGCGGTCTGCCGCGGCCTCCAGGTCGTCAACGTGGCCCTCGGCGGCACCCTGGAGCAGGACATGGGCGGCCCGGAACGCGAGCACCGGCACCTCGTGCACCCCGTCATCCTGGAATCCGGCTCGGTCGTCGCCCGGTCCACCGGCGACGAGAAGACCGACGCGTCCTGTTATCACCACCAACGCGTCGACCGCCTGGGCACAGACCTCCGCGTCACGGCCCGGGCGGCGGACGGCACCGTCGAGGCCCTCGAACTCGCGGGCGCCAAGGGCTGGTTCACCGCCGTCCAGTGGCACCCGGAGGACACCGCCCACGAGGACCCCGCCCAACAGGGCCTGTTCGACGCACTCGTCCGGGCCGCGGCCCGGTGAGGCCGCCGCGGGAGTCAGGCCCGGGGCCGCCGTCCGCTGCGCCGTGGCGCGGGCTCGGCGCCGCCCAGCAGGGACTGCCGCCGCTCCTCGCCGTGCTCCTCGACCTGGAGCACCACACTGCGCAGCCCCTCGGCGAGGGTGCGGCACTCCGCGTCGCTGAGCCGGGCCGTCACGAACGCCTCCTCCTCGTTGAACGCCGGGAAGACCCGCCGCATGAACGCGTCGCCCTCCTCGGTGAGGCTCAGCAGCACCAGCCGCCCGTCGCTCGGATGGTCCGCCCGCCGCAACAGCCCCCGCGACTCCAGCGTGCGCGCCACACCCGTCAGCGTGCCCTTGGAGATCCCCGCCTCCTCCGCCACGTGCCGGGTCTCCGACTCGCCCCACACCCAGACCACCCACAGCACCACGAAGGCCGTCCAGGTCAGGTCCGAACCGCGCAGCACCGAGTTCTCCAGGTGCTGCCGCACTGCGGACGCGGCCCGGTAGATGTTCGCCACCGCCGCCATCTGCTCCCGGCGGATGGGAAAACCGCCGAGCTTCGCCGCTGCGAGCTTCTCGGCTTCGGTGATGGATCGGTGGCCCGGCACGGGCGGCTCCTTCGTCTGGTCGCGACGCGTCACGCCCGGGCGGTGATGCGCGGGCGGTCGCGCTGAGTGCGCGGCCATCCTCGCCGTCCGGTCGTTCGGACTCAAATCGTACGGAGATGGAAGGGAAACCCGACATGCCCACCCCTCCCCGCATGCTTCTCGTCCTCAGCGAGAACTGGACGCTGACCGGCGGCCGGGCCGATCTGCCCGCCGCCGTCCGCTGGGCCCGCGAGGCCGAGGACGCCGGCTTCGACGCGGTCATGGTCAGCGAGCACATCGTCCTCGGCCCCGACGCGGCTGCCGCCGGCATCATGGGCAACCCCCGCGACTACGCCCTCCCGGGCAACCAGGACCCGTACACCCCCTGGCCCAACTCCCTGCTGCTGCTCGCCGCCATCGCCTCCGTCACCTCCCGGCTGCGCCTGGCCGCCGCGGCCGTCCTCGCCCCGCTGCGCCACCCCCTGCTGCTCGCGCGCGAGCTCGGCACCCTCGACCTGATCAGCGAGGGGCGCCTCGTCGTGCAGCCGACGGTGAGCTGGAGCAAGGACGAGTACGACGCCCTCGGCGTGCCCTTCGCCCGGCGGGGGCGGCTCCTCGACGAGCACCTGGAGATCTGGGCGAAGGCCTGGGGCCCGTCCCCGATCTCCCACGACGGACAGCACTACCCCTTCCAGGACGTCTGGTTCGAGCCCAAGGCCCACCGCCCGGACGGCCCCCGGCTCTGGTTCGGCGGACAGCGGCTGCACGGCCCCATCCTGCGCCGCCTCGTGCGGTACGGCCACGGCTTCCACCCGCTCGGCCGGCCCTCGCCCGAGGACCTCCAGGCGCTCAAGGAGGCGATGGCCGCGGCAGGGCGGGACATTGCGGACCTGGAGATGATCGGCGGCACCCGGGCCGTCTTCCCCGACGACCGCTCACCGGCCGACCTCGGCGCGGCGCTCGCCGTGCTCCCGGAGCAACTGGAGCAGGGCTTCACCACCTTCTGTGTCAAGCCGAACCAGTTCATCGACGATCCCGACGGGGTCGGGGCGTTCTGCCGGGACGTCATGCGGCGCGTCGAGGCGCTGACCTCCTGACCGCCGTGGCCCGGATCACCGCTCGACGAACCGTCCCAGGTGATCCGGGTCCGGCCGCAGCAGCCCGTCCCGGACCGCGAGCGCCGTGGCCTGCGCGCGGGAGGCGCAGCCGGTCTTGCGCAGCAGATGCTCGACATGGCTGTGCACCGTCCGCGGGGACAGGAACAGCGCTTGTGCGATGGCCTGGTTGGTCTGCCCGGTGGCCGCCCGGGTGAGCACTTCCAGCTCCCGGGGGCTCAGCCCGTACGGCAGCTCCGTGGGCGTCTCGTGCACCAGCACCGCGTCGGACGCGAGGCCGGGTCCCGCCGGGTGCCGGTGCAGTACGACCCGCCGCCAGTCGCCGCCGGTCGGCCACAGCAGGCGCAGCCGCCGGCCGCCCGAGCCGGTGAAGGCGTCGAGCAGCGCGCGGAAGCCGCCTTCCTCTCGCAGCACCCGCGGCCGGTCGCGGCCCGGCAGGTCGATCACCCCGCCGTCGCCGGTGACCAGGCTCGCCGCGTCCTGAGCTGCCAGACCGTGCAGGTCACCGGCGTGGGCCAGCGGGTCGGCGAGCGCGGCCAGGGCGGGCATGACGGAGGCGAGGAGCCGGCGGGCGTCGGTGTCGTAGGCGTCCGCGCTCTCGGTGGAGAGGTGGACCAGGCCCACCAGCCGGCTCCGGTGCCGCAGTGCTCCCGTGACGCCGTCCCGGAAACCGGCCGGGCGGACCCGCTCGGCGTAGAACCAGCCGTGCCGGAAGCGCGGCCCGGCGTCCTCGGCGTCCTCGGAGATGGAGGGTGGCAGCTCCCGCCGTACGACGTTGCGGTACCACGGCGTCGCGACGAACTCACCGGCCAGGGACTGCGAGGCCGCGGCGGTGTAACCGATGCTCGCGACCTGGACGTGGGAGCCGGTCAGCGGGTCGATCGTGAGCAGGGTGGCCGCGTCCAGCGGCAGGGCGCGGGCGAGTTCGCGCAGGGCCTGCGCGGAGGCCGACGTGGTGTCGCGCTCGCGGGTGAGCATGCCGATGCGCGCTGCTGCCGCGATCTGGTGGTGGCTGGGCATGGCGAGCCTCCGGGCGGCTCCGACGTGATGTCGTTTGGGGCCTAACGATAGGGGGTCGGTCCGGGTCCGACAAGGTGTTCACCGAGTTGTCGAGCGGGAGGCCCGTGATCCGCCGGCTGTCGTTCGCAGTCGGTATTTGTACGGATGGTGCGGCGGGCCCGGCGGGACTTTCCTGTTCGGCACACCCGGACGCCCGCTCCAGCCGGGCCCGCCCCTCGGAGAGCCCCCGCCATGACCCCACCCCCGTCCACGGCCTCACGCCGACACTTCCTCGCCCTCTCCGCCGCCACCGCCCTGGCGGCCGCCGGATGCTCCGCACCGCAGAACGCGTCCGCCTCGGCCAGACCGTCGTCCTCCGGCGGCACCCGCCTGACGAAGATCGGACTCGACTACCCCTTCACCCAACTCCCGCTCTACTCCACCCTGGTGAAGCTCTCCACCGCCCAGGCAAAGAAGCACGGCATCTCGCTGCTCACCACCAGCGACAACGCCAGCGCCGACACACAGGCGAGCAACCTCACCACCTGGGTCGCCCGCAAGGTCCCGGCGATCGTCTCCTTCCCCATGGTCTTCGAGGCCGCCGAGCCCATCGCCAAGGCGGCCCTGGACGCGGGACTGATCTGGGTCACCTACGGCGGCTCCCTGCAACACCAGAGCGCCGACATCCAGTTCAGCTTCCGCAAGGGCGGCACCCTGCTCGGCGAGGCGGCGGCGAAGTGGGCCGAGGAACACCTCGGCGGCAAGGGCAAGATCGCCTTCCTCACCGACAACACCATCGAGCTGGGCCGCGAACGCACCAAGGGCATGATCGACGCCTTCACCAGGCTGGCACCCGGCGTCGACGTGGTGGCGCGGGAACAGGCCATCGACCCGGACACGGGCCTGTCGAAGACGAAGGCCGTCCTCGCCAAGCACCCCGACCTCAACCTCGTCCTCGGCGTCACGGACGCCGCCGCGTACGGCGGATTCAAGGCCCTCCAGCAGACGGGCCGCGCCGCCGACGACGCCAAGACGTTCGTCGGCGGCCAGGACGGCTCCGGGCCCTCCCTCCTCGCCGTCAAGCAGGGCACCTTCTACCGGGCCTCCGCCGCGCTCGCGCCGAAGGACATCGCCGCCGCCATCGTCGACGTGCCGCGCGCCGTCGCCGCGGGAAAGGCGAACCCCAGCGCCCAGGTGCCGGTCGCGCTCGTCCAGCGCGCCGACACAGCCGAGATCGACGCCCTGCTCGCCCAGAACGCCTAGGCCCGGCCGCCATGTCGACCACGAACCTCCGTATCAGCGGCCTGACCAAGGCCTTCGGCGGCGTCAGAGCCCTCGACGGCGTGGACCTCACCGTGCCCGCCGGGCAGGTGCACGCCCTGCTCGGCCACAACGGCGCCGGCAAGTCCACCCTCATCAAGTGCCTGGGCGGCGCCTACCCGCCCGACGCGGGCACGATCGAGGTGGGCGGCGCGTCGTACACCCGCCTCACCCCGCGCGAGTCGATCGCGGCCGGCGTGGCGATCATCTTCCAGACGCCGAGTGTGGTCGACGCTCTGACCGTGGCGGAGAACATCTTCCTCGGCCAGGAGTGGACCCGGTACGGCCGCATCGACCGGCGCGCCCAGGAGGAGGTCGCCGCCGGGCTGCTTCAGCGGGTCGCGGCCAGGTGTTCCCCGCGCGACCGGGTGGGCGATCTGCCCAGGGGCCAGCGGCAGTTGGTCGAGATCGCCAAGGCCCTCAGCCGCAGCGCCTCCGTCCTGGTCCTCGACGAGCCGACCGCGGCCCTGTCCGGGGCCGAGACCGACGCCCTGTCCGAACGCGTCGAGGACCTCCGCACGCAGGGCCTCGCCATCGTCTACGTCACCCACCTGCTGTCGGAGGTGGAACGGCTCGCGGACGCGGTGACCGTACTGCGAGACGGCCGGGTGACCCATCAGGCCACGGTGGCGGGACAGACACGGCGTGACCTGGTCGAGGCGATCGCGGGCAGGCCGACGGAGGTCGCGCACGGGCCTCGACACGCCACGGGCACGGACGCGCCGGAGCCGCCGCGCACCCCGGCCCCGCCCCGGCTGGTCGTCGAAGCCCTGCGCGGCCCCGGCTTCGGGCCCGTCGGTCTCACCGTCGCCGAAGGCGAACGCGTCGGCCTGTTCGGGCTCATCGGCTCAGGCCGCACCCGCATCCTGGAGACGCTCTACGGCAGGCGCCGAGCCACCGCCGGAACCATCCGGGTCGGCGAACGCACCGTCAGCCC encodes the following:
- a CDS encoding aldehyde dehydrogenase, which encodes MPAVTHDEWLRRAKAFQLSGAHHIAGADEPGSGATFPVVSPRDGRVLAEVPDAGTAEVDAAVAAARRAFDTGPWPRLAPAERGRALLRLADLLEKRREELALTVSLEMGKPVTDAHGIELRAVISTFRWYGQLADKLTDSAPHTAPDALALVTREPAGVVAAVVPWNFPLTLAGWKIAPALAAGCTVVLKPSENSPLSALLLGRLATEAGIPPGVLNVVTGDGPTAGRALGLHPGVDVLAFTGSTAVGRHFLRYAADSNLKRVWLELGGKSPNIVLPDAPDLDQAAATAAWGVFFNQGEMCTAPSRLLVHSSIAERITEAVVRRARELKVGDPLDPETEMGALAGRAHLDRVRDHVRHGVEEGARLRTGGERLLAETGGTYLEPTVFDRVHPGSRLAREEIFGPVLSVLAFDDLDEAVRLANATEYGLAAGLWTSDLSTAHRVSRALKAGTVWVNCYEEGDLTVPFGGMKQSGNGRDKSVHALEKYTELKTTWIQL
- a CDS encoding TetR family transcriptional regulator translates to MTEPAGRRPRKRVNYGTGREALLEAAVRVVARGGLRRLTYRAVAEEAGVTHGLVVHHFGSRDALIEEALTHAIRSSLSSSALEPGTGRAADFSVGLTDMVESGPDLQAFQYELLLESRRRPELLAHLRSLYDEYFDATRRELTQMLPGPVDEGLSRMVFATLEGLVLHQLVFGEREVIEDALDELRSVLRLLAEKQDGGA
- a CDS encoding gamma-glutamyl-gamma-aminobutyrate hydrolase family protein (Members of this family of hydrolases with an active site Cys residue belong to MEROPS family C26.), producing MRPLIAIPARFSARTSALRYAAEVNARALIEAVWRAGGEPAGIHPADSGTAARLARFDGVLLPGGGDLAPSCYGAVDTHDTVYDVDTLQDTFDLDVARHALESGLPLLAVCRGLQVVNVALGGTLEQDMGGPEREHRHLVHPVILESGSVVARSTGDEKTDASCYHHQRVDRLGTDLRVTARAADGTVEALELAGAKGWFTAVQWHPEDTAHEDPAQQGLFDALVRAAAR
- a CDS encoding APC family permease — encoded protein: MDSQTVSRHTAAPDAPTAGTLKPNALGVLGILFFVLSAQAPLTGIAGAAPIAVALGNGPGVPAAYLVAGLVILLFSVGFVAMGRHVVDAGAFYTYIGKGLGRTTGTGSAGLALFAYCTIQAAMYGLYGSIVSGLVASHAGLDLPWWVWTLATMAVVQALGAAGVEMGAKVLAVLVLAEFSILSVFALVTLVKGGGPEGLGLADSFSPAAALDGAPGVAVMFAVASMFGFEATAIYGEEAREPRKTVPRATYLAVVVVTGFFALTSWMLISSYGASRATAAAGQALEGGDGAGFVFAPITAQFGGWVGDVLPVLLATSLFAGILTFHNSANRYLFSLGRDRLLPLRLCRLNRRHAPWAAGCVQTVLAVLLVVPFALAGKDPVLTLFSWFSGVAVLAMMLLYLLTSVSVVAFFRRERLDAHPWNTLIAPVLGALGIAGAIWLILANFTTLIGGERATALWLTLSVPVVMALGIVAARVRGRALAAADG
- a CDS encoding sugar ABC transporter substrate-binding protein; translation: MTPPPSTASRRHFLALSAATALAAAGCSAPQNASASARPSSSGGTRLTKIGLDYPFTQLPLYSTLVKLSTAQAKKHGISLLTTSDNASADTQASNLTTWVARKVPAIVSFPMVFEAAEPIAKAALDAGLIWVTYGGSLQHQSADIQFSFRKGGTLLGEAAAKWAEEHLGGKGKIAFLTDNTIELGRERTKGMIDAFTRLAPGVDVVAREQAIDPDTGLSKTKAVLAKHPDLNLVLGVTDAAAYGGFKALQQTGRAADDAKTFVGGQDGSGPSLLAVKQGTFYRASAALAPKDIAAAIVDVPRAVAAGKANPSAQVPVALVQRADTAEIDALLAQNA
- a CDS encoding MarR family transcriptional regulator — translated: MPGHRSITEAEKLAAAKLGGFPIRREQMAAVANIYRAASAVRQHLENSVLRGSDLTWTAFVVLWVVWVWGESETRHVAEEAGISKGTLTGVARTLESRGLLRRADHPSDGRLVLLSLTEEGDAFMRRVFPAFNEEEAFVTARLSDAECRTLAEGLRSVVLQVEEHGEERRQSLLGGAEPAPRRSGRRPRA
- a CDS encoding LuxR C-terminal-related transcriptional regulator encodes the protein MPSHHQIAAAARIGMLTRERDTTSASAQALRELARALPLDAATLLTIDPLTGSHVQVASIGYTAAASQSLAGEFVATPWYRNVVRRELPPSISEDAEDAGPRFRHGWFYAERVRPAGFRDGVTGALRHRSRLVGLVHLSTESADAYDTDARRLLASVMPALAALADPLAHAGDLHGLAAQDAASLVTGDGGVIDLPGRDRPRVLREEGGFRALLDAFTGSGGRRLRLLWPTGGDWRRVVLHRHPAGPGLASDAVLVHETPTELPYGLSPRELEVLTRAATGQTNQAIAQALFLSPRTVHSHVEHLLRKTGCASRAQATALAVRDGLLRPDPDHLGRFVER
- a CDS encoding TIGR03619 family F420-dependent LLM class oxidoreductase, whose translation is MPTPPRMLLVLSENWTLTGGRADLPAAVRWAREAEDAGFDAVMVSEHIVLGPDAAAAGIMGNPRDYALPGNQDPYTPWPNSLLLLAAIASVTSRLRLAAAAVLAPLRHPLLLARELGTLDLISEGRLVVQPTVSWSKDEYDALGVPFARRGRLLDEHLEIWAKAWGPSPISHDGQHYPFQDVWFEPKAHRPDGPRLWFGGQRLHGPILRRLVRYGHGFHPLGRPSPEDLQALKEAMAAAGRDIADLEMIGGTRAVFPDDRSPADLGAALAVLPEQLEQGFTTFCVKPNQFIDDPDGVGAFCRDVMRRVEALTS
- a CDS encoding 3,4-dihydroxyphenylacetate 2,3-dioxygenase, whose protein sequence is MGEITGAGLLAHVPTIVLPEQERLELNEGKEITLVTGLRELRRDVFERDDYDTVVVLDSHWATTVEFVVTAQERRAGLFTSEELPRGMCRMPYDFPGDPELAHNVAKFADQHGTWITPIDDAYLPVYYATINLWKYLGEGLPDKRWVTIGVCQTGDMEDHLRLGRALADGIAATPGRRVLLIASGALSHTFWPLRELRDHEASDPVHIRTPEAREADLERIAWFKEGRHDKVLDTMDEFWRVKPEAKFFHYLMMAGALGEQDCVARARQYGEYENSVGTGQVHLWFDRPAGGWTADHTPAQESAHA
- a CDS encoding fumarylacetoacetate hydrolase family protein, which translates into the protein MPEYRRILLDGAAVQVTVDGDELVAGDGRRVKADDARHLPPVVPSKVIAVHLNHRSRVEEFRIGLPDTPTYFHKPVSALNAHRGAIVRPEGCKWLNYEGEVAIVIGKTARNISPAEAGEYLAGDTVANDYGLHDFRDTDAGSMLRVKGSDTLCPLGPGLVTDWDFHGKRLRTYVNGQVVQDGSTDEMTWDMHYLVADIARTITLYPGDVLLSGTPAHSRPVQPGDVVEVEVEGLGRLTNHIVTGPAAIRTDVGAQPTESEEVLSTALGGDWEFRGIRPPRR